Proteins encoded together in one Impatiens glandulifera chromosome 1, dImpGla2.1, whole genome shotgun sequence window:
- the LOC124932485 gene encoding probable aquaporin PIP-type 7a: MQGREQDVSVGANRYRETQPIGIAAQGDKDYSEPAPAPLFEPAELTSWSFYRAGIAEFVATFLFLYVTILTVMGVGKAPTKCSTVGIQGIAWSFGGMIFALVYCTAGISGGHINPAVTFGLLLARKLSLTRALFYMVMQCLGAICGAGIVKGFEGKTEYTILSGGANFVNHGYTIGDGLGAEIMGTFVLVYTVLSATDAKRSARDSHVPILAPLPIGFAVFLVHLATIPITGTGINPARSLGAAIIYNRRHAWNDHWIFWVGPFIGAGLASLYHQVVIRAIPFNKSK; the protein is encoded by the exons ATGCAAGGAAGAGAGCAAGATGTATCGGTAGGAGCGAACAGATACAGGGAAACGCAGCCCATTGGAATCGCTGCTCAAGGCGACAAAGACTACTCGGAACCTGCACCAGCGCCGCTGTTCGAACCCGCCGAGCTGACTTCATGGTCGTTCTACAGAGCTGGGATCGCAGAATTCGTGGCGACATTCCTTTTCCTCTACGTCACGATCTTGACCGTAATGGGTGTGGGAAAAGCACCCACCAAGTGTTCGACGGTTGGTATACAAGGAATTGCATGGTCTTTCGGTGGAATGATCTTTGCTTTAGTCTATTGTACAGCCGGAATTTCAG GAGGACATATAAATCCAGCTGTGACATTCGGATTGCTTTTGGCAAGAAAGTTATCTTTAACTAGAGCTTTATTCTACATGGTGATGCAATGCCTTGGAGCTATTTGCGGTGCGGGGATAGTGAAAGGATTTGAAGGTAAAACCGAATATACTATTCTCAGCGGAGGAGCCAATTTTGTGAACCACGGTTACACCATAGGCGACGGACTTGGTGCTGAAATCATGGGCACTTTCGTCCTAGTCTACACCGTTCTCTCCGCCACAGATGCTAAACGCAGTGCGCGGGACTCTCATGTGCCG ATCTTGGCACCATTGCCAATTGGGTTTGCTGTGTTTTTGGTTCATTTGGCAACTATTCCAATTACGGGTACTGGTATTAACCCGGCTAGAAGTCTTGGAGCAGCGATAATCTATAATCGAAGACATGCCTGGAATGATCAT TGGATCTTCTGGGTAGGGCCATTTATTGGGGCGGGATTGGCTTCCTTATATCACCAAGTTGTGATCAGAGCCATCCCTTTCAATAAGTCCAAGTGA
- the LOC124932501 gene encoding signal peptidase complex subunit 2-like has protein sequence MPETTKTEMATSTNSSAKKSTKKINLLDHNSIKNILDESVNEIVTGRGHIENVKMSNIRLFLGIIIIGIALVAQFYPKKFPENRDFLIGCIILYILFNAILQLIIHTKEKNAILFTYPPTGSFSNTGLIVSSKLPRFSDLYTLTIASADPKSILAKPTVELTKSVTQWFTKDGVLVEGLFWKDVDALLNKYAKESKKSK, from the exons ATGCCTGAGACGACGAAGACCGAAATGGCGACTTCTACTAACTCCTCAGCCAAGAAATCTACCAAGAAGATCAATCTCTTGGATCACAATTCTATCAAAAACATCCTCGATGAATCAGTCAACGAA ATCGTCACTGGTCGTGGTCACATTGAAAATGTTAAGATGAGTAACATTCGTCTTTTCTTGGGGATTATCATCATTGGTATTGCTCTTGTTGCTCAATTCTACCCTAAGAAGTTCCCAGAGAATAGAGATTTTCTCATCGGCTGCATTATATT GTATATTTTGTTCAATGCGATATTGCAGCTAATCATACACACAAAGGAAAAGAATGCTATTTTGTTTACATATCCTCCTACT GGATCCTTCAGCAACACTGGTTTAATTGTCTCTTCCAAGTTGCCAAGGTTCTCTGATTTGTATACTCTCACCATAGCTAGTGCAGATCCCAAATCCATATTGGCTAAGCCAACTGTGGAACTCACCAAGAGTGTAACTCAATG GTTCACCAAGGATGGAGTTCTAGTTGAGGGCCTTTTCTGGAAGGATGTTGATGCATTACTAAATAAGTATGCCAAGGAGTCTAAGAAGAGCAAGTGA